The following are from one region of the Quercus robur chromosome 1, dhQueRobu3.1, whole genome shotgun sequence genome:
- the LOC126728053 gene encoding zinc finger CCCH domain-containing protein 49-like: MAHRMLRDLEADGWERSDFPIICESCLGDNPYVRMTKADFDKECKICTRPFTVFRWRPGRDARFKKTEICQTCSKLKNVCQVCLLDLEYGLPVQVRDTALSINSNDAIPKSDVNREYFAEEHDRRARAGLDYESSYGKVRANDTIMKLQRTTPYYKRNRAHVCSFYIRGECTRGAECPYRHEMPITGELSQQNIKDRYYGVNDPVAMKLLNKAGEMPSLEPPEDESIRTLYVGGLNERVTEQDLRDNFYAHGEIESIRMVPLRACAFVTYTTREGAEKAAEELSNKLVIKGLRLKLMWGRPQAPKPESEGSDEARQQPAVAHSGMLPRAVISQQQSQLQPPGTLDQNQPMHYFNIPPPPQQERAFYPSMDPQRMGAVIPSHEGASTGPTGSGENKSGPEKQQQGHHYPYQGMPPPHGQYHQQFYPPYGYMPPMPPYQQYPPPYHSAIPTPQPPPMNQPYQHSAPPGSGTHPGSAPSGSATHPGSTSGSAPPVSTQAGSGPSGSSTPGSSQQ; the protein is encoded by the exons ATGGCGCATAGAATGCTCAGAGATCTGGAGGCCGATGGCTGGGAACGCTCCGACTTCCCCATCATCTGCGAGTCTTGCCTCGGTGACAATCCCTATGTTCGCATG ACAAAAGCAGACTTTGATAAGGAATGCAAGATTTGTACACGACCGTTTACAGTTTTCAGGTGGAGGCCTGGTCGTGATGCCAGatttaaaaaaactgaaatttgcCAGACATGCAGTAAGTTGAAAAATGTTTGCCAAGTTTGCCTTTTGGATCTTGAATACGGTTTGCCGGTACAGGTTCGAGACACTGCTCTGTCAATCAATTCCAATGATGCCATTCCCAAGAGCGATGTGAATAGGGAGTATTTTGCTGAGGAGCATGACCGCAgg GCTAGAGCTGGTTTAGATTATGAATCGTCATATGGAAAGGTTCGCGCAAATGACACCATTATGAAGCTTCAAAGAACAACGCCGTATTACAAAAGAAATAGAGCGCATGTCTGCAGTTTCTACATAAGGGGTGAATGCACAAGAGGTGCTGAGTGCCCTTACAGACATGAGATGCCCATAACTGGGGAGTTGTCACAGCAGAATATTAAAGATCGTTACTATGG AGTGAACGATCCGGTTGCAATGAAGCTACTCAACAAGGCAGGAGAGATGCCTTCTCTGGAACCTCCTGAGGATGAGAGCATCAGAACCCTCTACGTTGGTGGGCTTAATGAAAGGGTCACAGAGCAGGACCTGAGGGATAACTTCTATGCCCATGGTGAAATTGAATCCATAAGGATGGTGCCCCTACGAGCTTGTGCTTTTGTAACCTACACAACCAGAGAAGGTGCAGAGAAGGCTGCAGAAGAGCTCTCCAACAAACTGGTCATAAAGGGTCTGAGGCTGAAGCTGATGTGGGGTAGACCTCAAGCACCAAAACCAGAGTCAGAGGGCTCAGATGAAGCAAGGCAGCAGCCTGCAGTGGCTCATAGCGGGATGTTGCCTCGGGCAGTTATATCCCAGCAGCAGAGCCAATTACAGCCACCTGGCACTCTGGACCAAAACCAACCTATGCATTATTTCAATATTCCACCTCCTCCTCAGCAGGAGAGAGCTTTTTATCCGTCAATGGATCCTCAAAGAATGGGTGCCGTTATTCCATCACATGAGGGGGCTTCCACTGGGCCCACAGGGTCAGGTGAGAACAAATCTGGGCCTGAGAAGCAGCAGCAAGGCCATCATTATCCCTATCAAGGTATGCCACCACCACATGGGCAATATCATCAGCAGTTCTATCCTCCATATGGATATATGCCGCCAATGCCACCTTATCAGCAATACCCTCCACCATATCATTCAGCAATACCCACTCCACAGCCTCCACCAATGAACCAGCCTTATCAGCATTCTGCACCACCAGGGTCTGGTACACACCCAGGATCTGCACCATCAGGATCTGCTACTCACCCAGGGTCTACATCAGGATCTGCACCACCAGTGTCCACCCAGGCAGGGTCTGGACCATCGGGATCCTCAACTCCCGGGTCATCTCAGCAGTGA